One segment of Paramormyrops kingsleyae isolate MSU_618 chromosome 8, PKINGS_0.4, whole genome shotgun sequence DNA contains the following:
- the LOC111835940 gene encoding YTH domain-containing family protein 1-like, whose translation MSATSIDPQRPKGQDTKAFPVSVQNGSLHQKETVLDNDFEPYLTGQSNQSNSYQSMTDPYLPSYYAPSIGFPYPLSEAPWSTGGDPPLPYLAPYAPLSNGDHHFVHDTVFGQPGGLGSNIYQHRFNFFPENAAFSAWGSGSSQGQQTQGSTYGGSYSYPPSSLGGTLVDGQGGFHGDTLSKAPGVSSIEQGMVGLKLGGGGDGAGSTLKVVGSAIGGVAGNGNIATAAVGVPPPKPASWAAIASKPARPQLKAKAKQGAGLPPPPIKHNMDIGTWDDGKGPVPKGPPPAALPAATLTQPPLPQLPPPLPQLQPYQNHVQALSPQARWVAPRSRNAGYGQSEGGLPVGGGPAGLGVGLPGPGGDVACPAAESHPVLEKLRAAHSYNPKDFDWNVKVGRVFIIKSYSEDDIHRSIKYSIWCSTEHGNKRLDAAYRSLGAKGPLYLLFSVNGSGHFCGVAEMRSPVDYGTSAGVWAQDKWKGKFDVSWVFVKDVPNSQLRHIRLENNENKPVTNSRDTQEVPLEKAKQVLKIIATYKHTTSIFDDFSHYEKRQEEEGVVRKCFDPAPIQNRSRLDQERQNRSKQ comes from the exons AGTAACAGCTACCAATCAATGACTGACCCATACCTGCCTAGCTACTACGCACCCTCCATTGGCTTCCCGTACCCCCTGAGTGAGGCGCCCTGGTCCACAGGGGGTGACCCGCCCCTGCCCTACCTGGCGCCCTATGCACCCCTCAGCAATGGTGATCACCACTTTGTGCACGACACGGTGTTCGGTCAGCCAGGCGGCCTGGGCAGTAACATCTACCAGCATCGCTTCAACTTCTTCCCTGAGAATGCGGCCTTCTCAGCCTGGGGTTCTGGCAGCTCGCAGGGCCAGCAGACCCAGGGCTCCACCTATGGGGGCAGCTACAGCTACCCACCGAGCTCCCTGGGGGGCACCCTGGTGGATGGTCAGGGCGGTTTCCACGGCGACACGCTGAGCAAGGCGCCGGGCGTGAGCAGCATCGAGCAGGGCATGGTGGGACTAAAGCTGGGCGGTGGGGGCGATGGTGCCGGGTCCACCCTGAAGGTGGTGGGCTCGGCAATCGGGGGTGTGGCTGGCAACGGGAACATAGCGACGGCTGCTGTGGGTGTCCCCCCGCCCAAACCCGCCTCTTGGGCTGCCATCGCCAGCAAACCGGCCCGGCCACAGCTGAAAGCCAAGGCCAAGCAGGGGGCGGGCTTGCCCCCGCCGCCCATCAAGCACAACATGGACATCGGCACCTGGGATGATGGCAAGGGACCCGTGCCCAAGGGCCCCCCGCCAGCCGCCCTGCCCGCGGCCACGCTCACGCAGCCGCCCCTGCCTCAGCTGCCACCGCCACTGCCCCAACTGCAGCCGTACCAGAACCACGTGCAGGCCCTGTCCCCGCAGGCCCGTTGGGTTGCCCCCCGTAGCCGCAATGCAGGCTACGGCCAGAGCGAGGGCGGCTtgcctgttgggggggggccCGCTGGCCTCGGTGTTGGACTCCCAGGCCCTGGTGGCGACGTGGCCTGTCCCGCCGCTGAGTCGCACCCCGTCCTGGAGAAGCTGCGGGCTGCCCACAGCTACAACCCCAAGGACTTTGATTGGAACGTGAAGGTTGGCCGTGTGTTTATCATCAAGAGCTACTCTGAGGACGACATCCACCGTTCCATCAAGTACTCCATCTGGTGCAGCACGGAGCACGGCAACAAGCGGCTGGACGCCGCCTACCGCTCGCTGGGCGCCAAGGGGCCGCTCTACCTGCTCTTCAGCGTCAACGGCAGCGGGCACTTCTGCGGCGTGGCAGAGATGCGCTCGCCCGTGGACTACGGCACCAGCGCCGGCGTGTGGGCGCAGGACAAGTGGAAGGGCAAGTTCGACGTCAGCTGGGTGTTCGTCAAGGACGTGCCCAACAGCCAACTGCGGCACATCCGGCTGGAGAACAACGAGAACAAGCCGGTGACCAACTCGCGGGACACGCAGGAGGTGCCGCTGGAGAAGGCCAAGCAGGTGCTGAAGATCATCGCCACCTACAAGCACACCACCTCCATCTTCGACGACTTCTCGCACTACGAGAAAcgacaggaggaggagggggtggtCCGCAAG TGCTTCGACCCCGCGCCCATCCAGAATCGCTCCCGGCTGGATCAG GAACGCCAAAATAGAAGTAAGCAATAG